One window of Planctomycetia bacterium genomic DNA carries:
- a CDS encoding alginate lyase family protein, with amino-acid sequence MNWLRNPSTGGQHENKTHWCDYPTFSPELGDIKDVWEPSRFACAYWLVRAYAMTGDDKYAVAFWELFESWCRQNPPNRGPNWKCGQETAIRVFGWCFALYGFWRSPATTPSRVAAIVKAIAFSAERIEGHIEYAISQKNNHGISEAVGLLTVGLLFPELRHSARWLRRGRELLDQEVLRQVYVDGSFVQHSMNYHRVMLHDCLWAAQLCDLADEPLSDEVLLRISRAGEFLFQMLDVESGHVPNYGSNDGALVLPLSSCDYQDFRATVQAAQYFSTQRRVLADGPWNEALFWLFGSKAVAGASLQDRPTSQRFDAGGYYTIRGSESWCMVRCHSYHDRPAHVDPLHVDLWHGGVNILSDSGTYKYYCPESPSLDKGFKDIQAHNCVEIGGKGPLDLVSRFLWMPWPSGRCLESGHDRFIGEHDSYDRDPWWVVHRRSVQLSVGGNWTIRDDLEGDGTQRVILRWHLADLNWTLNADDKSVSAMVGDQSVRIEIEAPSNCSLRLRRGEDEPDQAVGWQSLYYGERTSRPTLEIELNENLPVALVTYVLFRLERP; translated from the coding sequence GTGAATTGGCTGAGGAACCCATCTACGGGCGGTCAACACGAGAATAAGACGCACTGGTGCGATTACCCGACGTTTTCTCCTGAGTTGGGAGACATCAAGGACGTCTGGGAGCCATCGAGATTCGCGTGCGCATACTGGCTGGTGCGTGCCTACGCGATGACAGGTGATGATAAGTATGCCGTCGCGTTTTGGGAGTTATTCGAGTCCTGGTGTCGACAGAATCCGCCCAATCGCGGGCCGAATTGGAAATGCGGCCAGGAGACGGCCATCCGTGTCTTTGGGTGGTGTTTCGCCCTTTACGGTTTCTGGCGCAGTCCGGCGACGACGCCCAGTCGTGTGGCCGCGATCGTCAAGGCCATCGCTTTTTCGGCCGAGCGCATCGAGGGGCACATCGAATACGCCATCTCTCAAAAGAACAACCACGGAATCAGCGAGGCGGTAGGGCTGCTTACCGTGGGTCTGTTATTTCCGGAGCTGAGGCATTCAGCAAGATGGCTTCGCCGGGGCCGAGAGCTCTTGGATCAGGAGGTCTTGCGCCAAGTTTACGTTGACGGTAGCTTCGTGCAGCATTCGATGAATTACCATCGGGTGATGCTGCACGATTGCCTTTGGGCCGCGCAGCTCTGCGATCTTGCGGACGAGCCGCTATCCGACGAAGTCCTGCTGCGAATTAGTCGGGCGGGCGAGTTTCTGTTTCAGATGTTGGATGTGGAAAGCGGGCATGTGCCGAATTACGGCTCGAACGACGGGGCGCTCGTCTTGCCTCTTTCATCTTGCGATTATCAGGATTTTCGCGCGACGGTGCAGGCAGCACAGTATTTCTCAACTCAACGGCGAGTCCTGGCTGACGGCCCCTGGAATGAGGCGTTGTTCTGGCTCTTCGGGTCCAAGGCGGTTGCGGGGGCTTCGTTGCAGGATCGACCGACTTCCCAGCGATTCGACGCCGGCGGCTATTACACGATTCGCGGTTCCGAAAGCTGGTGCATGGTTCGATGCCACAGCTATCACGACCGTCCGGCACATGTGGACCCATTACATGTGGACCTCTGGCATGGAGGGGTGAACATCCTCTCCGATAGCGGCACCTACAAGTATTACTGTCCGGAGTCGCCGAGTCTCGACAAGGGCTTCAAAGATATCCAGGCTCATAACTGCGTGGAAATCGGCGGCAAAGGGCCACTTGATTTGGTCTCAAGGTTTCTATGGATGCCGTGGCCATCGGGAAGATGCCTGGAATCTGGCCACGATCGATTCATTGGCGAGCATGACTCCTATGATCGCGACCCGTGGTGGGTCGTTCATCGCCGCTCCGTTCAACTGTCGGTCGGCGGCAACTGGACCATTCGCGATGATCTGGAGGGCGATGGAACGCAGCGGGTGATTCTGCGCTGGCATCTTGCCGACCTTAACTGGACTCTGAATGCCGACGATAAGAGTGTTTCGGCAATGGTTGGAGATCAGTCGGTCCGAATCGAGATCGAAGCCCCTTCCAACTGCTCGCTGAGGTTACGGCGCGGAGAGGATGAACCCGATCAAGCGGTGGGGTGGCAATCGCTCTACTATGGAGAGCGGACATCGCGCCCAACGCTGGAAATTGAGTTGAACGAGAACCTCCCTGTCGCACTGGTCACATATGTGCTCTTCCGGTTGGAGCGACCATGA
- a CDS encoding zinc-binding dehydrogenase, with product MKQVLQNLKTGVVEVTEVPCPLVRPGSVLIRSRASLISAGTERMLVEFGKSSLLAKARAQPDKVRQVLDKIKTDGLLPTLEAVFSRLDEPLPLGYCNAGIVVEVGEGVGDLKVGDRVISNGPHAEYVCVPRNLCAKIPEGVSDEQASFTVLSSIALQGIRLIDPTIGETFVVTGLGLIGLVAVQILRANGCRVLGIDLDPSRLELARSFGAETVDIRSGADPIAAAQAFSKGVGVDGVLITASSKSNEIVKQAATMCRKRGRIVLVGVVGLELSRSDFYKKELSFQVSCSYGPGRYDAEYEDRGRDYPLPFVRWTEGRNFTAILDLLASGRVDVQALISKQIPQAQADLAYQSLTGDKDALGIILTYPAEAAGVARTVTLPKPVESTRAGRVVMGFIGAGNFTKVTLLPALKGCDVRLRTIASAGGVSGVHAGRKFGFELATTDYRELLSDPEINLVVITTRHDLHAKMTLEALAAGKHVAVEKPLCVTSEELNEIRSAYATTAGLQLLVGFNRRFSPHAIKMRQLLAARSQPMCMSMMVNAGIIGSESWVNDPSVGGGRMIGEGCHWIDLMVYLTGSRVVQVSATRIGDSPGVTVRDDKMSVTMSFADGSIGTLHYFGNGHKSYEKETMEVFCDGKVLRLENFRMLRGYGWPGFASMKLRRQDKGHAEEFRQLIGAVASGGPAVMPFEQIDNVMRATLAAVESAHSGANVQIGLE from the coding sequence GTGAAACAAGTCCTACAGAATCTCAAGACTGGCGTTGTGGAAGTGACGGAGGTGCCCTGCCCGCTGGTCCGGCCTGGGTCGGTGCTGATCCGCAGCCGAGCTAGTCTGATCTCGGCCGGTACCGAGCGAATGCTTGTCGAATTCGGGAAAAGCTCCCTGCTCGCCAAGGCGCGGGCCCAACCTGATAAGGTTCGACAGGTGCTCGACAAGATCAAGACGGATGGATTGCTTCCCACGCTGGAGGCCGTTTTCTCTCGCCTGGATGAGCCGCTTCCACTGGGCTATTGCAATGCCGGAATTGTCGTGGAGGTCGGCGAGGGGGTCGGTGACCTCAAAGTCGGCGATCGCGTGATTTCAAACGGACCGCACGCGGAATACGTGTGCGTACCCCGGAATCTATGCGCGAAGATTCCCGAAGGCGTCAGCGATGAACAGGCTTCGTTTACCGTACTCAGTTCGATCGCACTTCAGGGCATTCGGCTTATAGATCCGACGATCGGCGAGACGTTTGTCGTGACAGGGCTGGGGCTCATCGGGCTTGTCGCGGTCCAGATTCTCAGGGCCAACGGATGCCGCGTGCTGGGCATCGACCTCGACCCATCCCGGCTGGAATTGGCCAGATCGTTCGGTGCGGAGACGGTCGACATTCGTTCGGGCGCGGACCCCATTGCGGCGGCGCAAGCATTCAGTAAGGGAGTCGGGGTTGACGGCGTTCTGATCACCGCGTCGTCCAAGAGCAATGAGATCGTGAAGCAGGCCGCGACGATGTGTCGAAAGCGCGGCCGCATCGTGCTGGTCGGCGTGGTGGGGCTTGAATTGAGCCGATCTGATTTCTACAAAAAGGAGCTGTCATTTCAGGTTTCCTGTTCCTATGGGCCCGGTCGCTATGACGCGGAGTATGAGGACCGCGGCCGGGATTATCCGTTGCCGTTTGTGCGATGGACCGAGGGACGTAACTTTACAGCGATTCTTGATCTGCTCGCCTCAGGCAGAGTTGACGTTCAGGCGTTAATCAGCAAGCAGATTCCACAGGCGCAGGCGGATCTGGCGTATCAGTCGCTGACAGGTGACAAGGATGCCCTCGGCATCATTCTCACTTATCCCGCAGAGGCCGCCGGCGTCGCCCGGACCGTGACCTTGCCGAAGCCGGTTGAAAGCACTCGGGCAGGCAGGGTGGTCATGGGTTTCATTGGAGCGGGGAATTTCACGAAGGTGACGTTGCTTCCCGCGCTGAAGGGCTGCGATGTTCGGCTACGAACGATTGCCAGTGCCGGGGGTGTGAGCGGCGTCCATGCTGGGCGAAAATTCGGATTCGAGCTGGCCACGACGGACTATCGCGAATTGTTGTCAGATCCGGAGATTAACCTGGTCGTCATTACGACACGGCATGACCTGCATGCAAAGATGACACTCGAGGCGCTCGCGGCGGGCAAGCATGTTGCGGTGGAGAAGCCGCTTTGCGTGACGTCGGAAGAGTTGAACGAAATCCGCTCGGCATACGCGACGACGGCGGGCCTGCAATTGCTCGTAGGGTTCAATCGCAGATTCTCTCCGCACGCGATCAAAATGCGACAGTTACTGGCTGCCCGATCGCAGCCGATGTGCATGAGCATGATGGTCAACGCCGGCATCATCGGGTCCGAGAGCTGGGTGAACGATCCCTCAGTCGGCGGTGGTCGCATGATCGGTGAGGGCTGTCACTGGATCGATCTGATGGTGTATCTCACTGGCTCGCGGGTCGTGCAGGTCAGCGCCACGCGCATCGGAGATTCGCCCGGCGTCACGGTGCGCGATGACAAGATGAGCGTGACAATGTCATTCGCTGACGGGTCGATCGGGACGCTGCACTATTTCGGCAATGGCCACAAATCCTACGAGAAGGAGACGATGGAAGTCTTCTGCGACGGAAAGGTACTGCGGCTGGAGAACTTCCGAATGTTGCGCGGCTATGGCTGGCCCGGTTTCGCAAGCATGAAGCTGCGGCGGCAGGACAAGGGGCACGCGGAGGAGTTTCGGCAACTGATCGGCGCCGTCGCGAGCGGTGGTCCGGCGGTAATGCCGTTTGAACAAATTGACAACGTCATGCGGGCGACTCTTGCGGCGGTGGAATCGGCGCATTCGGGGGCGAATGTGCAAATAGGGTTGGAATGA
- the asnB gene encoding asparagine synthase (glutamine-hydrolyzing), translated as MCGICGYVGDHRPELLEPMALAMVHRGPDDMGTWHSTEGQVGLGHRRLSILDLSPAGHQPMSTPDGRYWITYNGEIYNFQEHRERFEKQGMQLRGHSDTEVILALFAEKGPACLDDLNGIFALGIWDTHKRELFLARDHAGIKPLYYMQDGRRLFFASEIKALLKIPEIPRRLNHEALDAYLTFLWVPGEETMLEGIMKVEPGHWLTWRDGRIETRQWFHLAYEPDYSLSEDAWVDATHDTFLRATRRQMVSDVPLGAFLSGGLDSSSIVACMREAFPQREINCYTVKLRPGDMRLDQFEDDYPHAQRVADHLGVRLKAVELGSEVISLLPKLIYHLDEPDADAAIFPSYLISKLAREDGTTVLLSGTGGDEIFFGYRSHQALRRLQAISAMPRWLTAPLLAAAASVTRGALGAHKALPRRLAKFSNLLSRNGIHRHMALSDWSSDDVRARLYSRELSSALAGCENPPASMRRYYNEFQGRGELNRRSHVLIQTFLASHNFLYTDKTSMAASVEARVPFLDVELMRLAARMPEDVKLKGQTTKYVLKRAMERYLPREVIYRSKTGFGAPLRKWINEDLDAEINDLLGEQRVGHRGLFDAGAITQVLRDNRAGKADHTYLLYALLTLEVWMQTFIDQAGSEVSLNVHAR; from the coding sequence ATGTGCGGCATCTGCGGATACGTAGGCGATCATCGACCTGAGCTGCTTGAGCCCATGGCATTGGCCATGGTTCATCGCGGACCGGACGACATGGGGACGTGGCACAGCACGGAGGGTCAGGTCGGTCTGGGGCATCGACGGCTGTCGATTCTCGATCTGAGCCCTGCAGGTCATCAGCCGATGTCCACGCCGGACGGCCGCTACTGGATCACCTACAACGGGGAGATCTACAACTTTCAGGAGCATCGTGAGCGATTCGAAAAGCAGGGGATGCAGTTGCGCGGACACAGCGATACCGAGGTCATTCTCGCCTTGTTCGCGGAAAAGGGGCCGGCGTGCCTTGACGATCTGAACGGCATCTTCGCACTGGGGATATGGGATACGCACAAGCGGGAGTTATTCCTTGCGCGGGATCATGCCGGCATTAAGCCGCTTTACTATATGCAGGATGGTCGGCGACTCTTTTTTGCATCGGAGATTAAGGCGCTGCTCAAGATTCCGGAAATTCCGAGGCGGCTTAATCACGAAGCGTTGGATGCCTACCTGACATTCCTCTGGGTTCCCGGCGAGGAGACAATGCTCGAGGGGATCATGAAGGTAGAACCGGGCCATTGGCTGACATGGAGAGACGGTCGCATCGAGACCAGGCAGTGGTTTCATCTGGCCTATGAGCCGGATTACTCGCTCAGCGAAGACGCCTGGGTGGACGCGACTCATGACACGTTTCTCCGGGCGACAAGACGACAGATGGTCTCCGACGTGCCCCTCGGTGCATTCTTGTCCGGCGGACTCGACTCTTCGAGCATCGTCGCCTGCATGAGGGAGGCCTTTCCTCAACGCGAGATCAACTGCTACACCGTGAAGCTCCGGCCCGGCGACATGCGGCTGGACCAGTTTGAGGACGATTATCCGCACGCCCAACGGGTGGCCGATCATCTTGGTGTTCGTCTGAAGGCCGTCGAACTCGGTTCAGAGGTCATCTCGCTTCTTCCCAAGTTGATTTATCACCTTGACGAGCCGGATGCCGATGCCGCGATCTTCCCGTCATACCTGATCTCCAAGCTTGCCCGTGAGGATGGCACGACGGTACTCCTGTCCGGGACCGGTGGGGACGAGATCTTTTTCGGATACCGAAGCCATCAGGCCCTTCGGCGATTGCAGGCCATATCGGCCATGCCGCGATGGCTGACGGCGCCACTGCTTGCAGCGGCGGCATCCGTGACCCGGGGTGCTTTAGGGGCGCACAAGGCCCTGCCGAGGCGGCTGGCGAAGTTCAGCAACCTGTTGTCGCGGAACGGCATTCATCGACACATGGCGCTCTCTGATTGGTCGAGTGACGACGTGCGGGCCCGGCTCTATTCGAGGGAGCTGAGCTCAGCCCTGGCGGGCTGCGAGAATCCCCCGGCGAGCATGCGCCGTTACTACAACGAGTTTCAAGGGCGCGGTGAATTGAATCGCCGGTCCCATGTGCTGATTCAGACATTTCTCGCATCGCACAATTTCCTCTATACCGACAAGACCAGCATGGCCGCGTCAGTTGAGGCTCGCGTTCCGTTCCTGGATGTCGAGTTGATGCGTCTGGCGGCGCGAATGCCAGAGGATGTGAAGCTCAAAGGTCAGACAACGAAATATGTACTCAAAAGGGCGATGGAGCGATACTTGCCGCGAGAGGTCATCTACCGCAGCAAGACCGGCTTCGGCGCTCCGCTGCGGAAGTGGATCAACGAAGACCTTGACGCGGAAATCAACGATCTGCTTGGGGAGCAGCGAGTCGGCCATCGAGGGCTGTTCGACGCGGGGGCGATCACTCAAGTTCTACGCGACAACCGGGCCGGGAAGGCGGACCATACCTATCTCCTTTATGCCCTGCTAACGCTGGAAGTATGGATGCAGACCTTCATTGACCAGGCAGGCAGCGAGGTCTCGTTGAACGTGCATGCCCGATGA
- a CDS encoding glycosyltransferase family 4 protein, translating to MFLSHVKPSKGIGELVQAAEQLEGDVEVDVYGPLLDGTTEAYFDGLKRVRYCGKIKPGAADELLSKYDALLLPTYWVGEGYPGIILEAFGAGLPVITTKWKAIPEIVDHTCGILVEPKSADELQRAMQKLIDDADFYRKLCSGVRARREFYSTSRWVDEFARFCKELAGSGRQVTNQ from the coding sequence GTGTTCCTAAGCCATGTCAAGCCTTCCAAGGGCATTGGTGAGTTGGTTCAGGCGGCCGAGCAGCTTGAGGGAGACGTTGAGGTGGATGTCTACGGGCCTTTGCTCGACGGAACAACCGAGGCGTACTTTGATGGGCTGAAGCGGGTTCGGTACTGCGGGAAAATCAAACCCGGAGCGGCGGACGAACTGCTTTCAAAATACGACGCCCTTCTGCTCCCGACGTATTGGGTCGGCGAGGGGTATCCGGGCATTATCCTTGAGGCCTTTGGCGCGGGGCTACCGGTCATCACAACGAAGTGGAAGGCGATTCCAGAAATCGTTGACCATACCTGTGGAATTCTCGTAGAGCCTAAAAGCGCCGATGAGCTTCAGAGGGCGATGCAGAAATTGATCGACGACGCAGACTTTTATCGAAAACTGTGCAGCGGTGTTCGTGCCCGGCGCGAGTTCTACAGCACTTCGCGTTGGGTTGATGAATTCGCCCGGTTTTGCAAGGAATTGGCGGGCAGCGGAAGACAGGTAACGAACCAATGA
- the asnB gene encoding asparagine synthase (glutamine-hydrolyzing) produces the protein MSATIQAMTDSIRHRGPDDQGVALLGSAALGHRRLSIIDLSATGHQPMQSSDGRYWISYNGEVYNFPEIRQRLLIEGCSFRGTSDTEVVLEAFASWSTRVFGLLNGMFAIAIWDTALQQLHLARDRFGIKPLYYHHLPRSIVFGSEIKSILASGRVNRDLSWPALHEYLYYGNALGSRTLFDGVQKLLPAHHAVLNRNGLQIEPFWQLEELKPIRAGAADAIDQVRQRLDCAVRDHLISDVPVGVFLSGGIDSSAITALATRHYKGRLSTYSVAFDFDEEKSELPQAQRVAEHFKTDHHPLRYAPWNIPEIIERLVRSHDEPFADPANIPLFLLCEQLGGQPKVILQGDGGDEIFAGYRRYNVLAHERFWQTVSRAAVSARFALPRGPRMQRALRFFDVMSQTDPNLRTALFMTTEVRQPPPTRVFSRDALAHLSRSDPFSRYLEMYRRFEHLDAVQRMLYIDSQILLPDTFLEKVDKSTMAHGIEIRVPFLDANLTSYVMALPSRLKVRGTQKKWILRKALRGTVPDWVLDAPKAGFSVPVANWLRGPLVDYMKSLLLDESTLNWGVFDRGALESCINDHVSRSRNNGLLLYKLIQLVIWRNLYLS, from the coding sequence GTGAGTGCGACGATTCAGGCAATGACAGACTCAATCCGCCATCGGGGGCCGGACGACCAGGGCGTCGCTCTACTTGGGTCTGCCGCGCTCGGGCATCGACGATTGAGCATCATTGATCTTTCCGCGACCGGTCATCAGCCGATGCAAAGCAGCGATGGTCGGTACTGGATCAGCTATAACGGCGAAGTTTACAATTTTCCGGAGATCCGGCAGCGCCTTTTAATTGAGGGCTGTTCATTCCGCGGTACCTCTGACACGGAGGTCGTGTTGGAGGCATTTGCAAGCTGGAGTACGCGGGTATTTGGCTTACTCAACGGAATGTTTGCGATCGCGATTTGGGACACGGCACTCCAGCAACTGCACCTTGCCAGGGATCGATTCGGCATCAAGCCGCTTTACTACCACCACTTGCCGAGGAGCATAGTTTTTGGATCTGAAATCAAGTCCATTCTCGCTTCCGGGCGCGTCAATCGCGACTTATCCTGGCCGGCCCTGCACGAGTACTTGTACTACGGCAACGCCCTCGGTAGCCGAACGCTCTTCGACGGCGTTCAGAAGCTCTTGCCTGCGCATCACGCCGTGCTTAATCGTAACGGATTGCAGATCGAGCCTTTTTGGCAGCTAGAGGAGCTGAAGCCCATTAGAGCAGGCGCAGCCGACGCAATTGACCAGGTTCGCCAGCGTCTGGATTGTGCGGTGCGCGATCACCTGATCAGCGATGTTCCAGTTGGAGTGTTTCTAAGCGGCGGCATTGACTCATCGGCGATTACTGCGCTGGCTACAAGGCATTACAAGGGGCGACTGAGCACCTATTCGGTCGCATTTGATTTTGACGAAGAGAAGAGTGAGTTGCCCCAGGCGCAGCGAGTGGCCGAGCATTTCAAGACGGACCATCACCCGCTTCGCTATGCTCCGTGGAATATTCCGGAAATCATTGAACGTCTTGTGCGCTCTCACGACGAGCCGTTTGCAGACCCCGCTAATATCCCGCTCTTCCTGTTATGTGAGCAGCTTGGCGGTCAGCCCAAAGTCATTCTTCAGGGCGATGGAGGGGATGAAATCTTCGCGGGGTATCGTCGGTATAACGTCCTCGCTCATGAGAGATTCTGGCAGACAGTGTCTCGTGCCGCAGTCAGCGCCCGATTCGCGTTGCCTCGTGGACCGCGTATGCAACGCGCGCTGAGGTTCTTCGATGTGATGAGCCAGACCGATCCGAACTTGCGCACAGCGCTATTCATGACGACCGAGGTCAGACAACCGCCGCCGACGCGCGTGTTCTCAAGAGATGCCCTTGCACACTTGTCGAGAAGCGATCCGTTTTCTCGTTATCTGGAGATGTACCGACGGTTTGAGCATCTGGACGCGGTTCAGCGGATGCTCTACATCGACAGTCAGATCCTACTGCCGGACACATTTCTGGAAAAAGTCGACAAGTCCACGATGGCACATGGAATTGAGATTCGTGTTCCATTCCTCGACGCGAATCTGACGAGCTATGTGATGGCTCTGCCCTCACGACTCAAAGTACGCGGGACACAGAAGAAGTGGATTTTACGCAAGGCATTGCGGGGCACAGTTCCCGACTGGGTACTCGATGCTCCGAAAGCCGGCTTCAGTGTGCCGGTTGCAAATTGGTTGCGTGGTCCGCTCGTCGATTACATGAAATCACTTCTACTGGATGAATCCACCCTCAATTGGGGTGTATTCGACAGGGGAGCTTTGGAAAGCTGCATCAACGATCACGTTTCTCGTTCGAGAAACAACGGACTATTGCTTTACAAGCTGATTCAACTCGTCATCTGGCGCAATCTATACCTTTCGTAA
- a CDS encoding glycosyltransferase family 4 protein gives MRIAIVLDSLIRGGAERQALYATGELTNLGYDVELIYYNRVDAAYDASALRPDTVSFMPKKGRPFRFLWQLQAYFRSKRFDVVHGWMGGPSIYAGIAGRVAGVPVVFAGYRCEYDGTGATKTAHRVVNKLVTGWIVNSKATVPSLVRGVGANPSKVRVVYNGIDPKAFTSGLTAVEAKAKLGIPENAGTVSIIGQLRPQKNHSLFIQTAALVAKQLPATEFLVVGHGTGDEQQVFERLAESLGVGKQVRFLGSRSDIPDVLAATDIIMLTSHYEGVSNSLLEAMSVGRPVVSTAYAGVNELITDGHDGLIAPMGDAGALASHVISLLLDAKLRERLGEAARETIRSRFTMSAMARNLYAVYQEAFDRSRQ, from the coding sequence ATGCGTATCGCGATTGTTCTGGACTCGTTAATTCGTGGGGGAGCAGAGCGCCAAGCGCTTTACGCCACCGGGGAACTTACAAATCTCGGTTACGATGTTGAACTCATTTACTATAATCGAGTCGACGCGGCCTACGATGCGTCCGCTCTGCGGCCCGATACTGTTTCCTTCATGCCGAAGAAGGGCAGGCCATTTCGCTTTCTTTGGCAACTTCAAGCTTACTTCCGCAGCAAACGATTTGACGTTGTGCACGGCTGGATGGGCGGTCCGAGCATTTACGCGGGCATTGCCGGTCGGGTCGCCGGTGTTCCAGTCGTATTTGCGGGCTATCGATGCGAGTACGATGGGACTGGCGCCACGAAAACGGCGCATCGCGTCGTGAACAAGCTTGTTACGGGTTGGATTGTCAACTCGAAGGCCACCGTGCCGTCCCTGGTCAGGGGCGTTGGGGCGAACCCGTCCAAGGTGCGGGTCGTATATAATGGCATCGATCCCAAGGCCTTTACATCCGGGCTGACCGCTGTTGAAGCAAAAGCAAAGCTCGGGATTCCCGAGAACGCCGGAACGGTCTCGATCATTGGACAATTACGCCCTCAAAAGAACCACTCTCTATTTATTCAGACGGCAGCGCTTGTAGCCAAGCAACTTCCTGCGACCGAGTTTCTGGTTGTTGGCCACGGAACCGGTGATGAGCAGCAGGTATTTGAGCGTCTTGCCGAGTCACTAGGCGTTGGCAAGCAGGTGAGGTTCCTTGGAAGCCGGTCCGACATACCTGATGTGCTTGCCGCGACCGACATTATCATGCTGACCTCACACTATGAGGGAGTCTCGAACAGCCTGCTAGAGGCCATGTCTGTCGGGCGCCCCGTGGTCTCGACTGCGTATGCAGGCGTCAATGAGCTGATCACCGATGGTCATGACGGCTTAATTGCTCCAATGGGAGATGCCGGGGCGCTTGCATCCCATGTCATCAGTCTGCTGCTTGACGCCAAGTTGCGCGAGCGGCTGGGCGAGGCGGCCCGCGAAACCATTCGCAGTCGATTCACGATGTCGGCGATGGCCCGCAATTTATATGCTGTTTATCAGGAAGCATTCGATCGATCGCGACAATAG